A genomic stretch from Doryrhamphus excisus isolate RoL2022-K1 chromosome 23, RoL_Dexc_1.0, whole genome shotgun sequence includes:
- the nudcd2 gene encoding nudC domain-containing protein 2 yields the protein MSVHFDEKSGVVPCQTSWGSWSQTMEEVFVEVNVPPGTSAKEVKCHLGARDIELYVKGKEVIKGRLFGTTVSDEATWTLEDKSLIRIVLMKTNREAGNCWSSLLEGEYCANAWVQDQMQRKLTLERFQRENPGFDFSGAEISGNFAGGGPDFSSLQK from the exons ATGTCGGTACACTTCGACGAGAAGAGCGGCGTGGTCCCCTGTCAGACAAGCTGGGGCTCATGGAGCCAAACTATGGAGGAGGTCTTTGTCGAAGTCAACGTTCCTCCCGGAACGTCTGCTAAAGAAGTGAAATGTCATTTGGGAGCCAGAGACATCGAGCTGTACGTCAAAGGGAAAGAGGTTATCAAG GGGAGGTTGTTTGGCACAACTGTGTCAGACGAAGCTACATGGACATTGG AGGATAAAAGTCTCATCCGAATTGTCCTGATGAAGACCAACAGAGAGGCTGGGAACTGCTGGTCTTCCTTGTTAGAGGGAGAGTACTGTGCCAATGCTTGGGTCCAGGACCAGATGCAGAGAAAGCTCACACTGGAAAGGTTTCAGCGAGAG AATCCCGGATTTGATTTCAGCGGTGCGGAGATTTCTGGAAACTTTGCTGGTGGTGGTCCGGACTTCTCCAGTTTACAAAAGTGA
- the ccng1 gene encoding cyclin-G1 produces MIDTVTGPTALPFAVQLKTLLDLEGRFQPKLSGLRIIESAPENGLRMTTRLRELEVKDLLTLTRFFGFSSDTFSLAISLLDRFLSVMKIQPKHLSCVGLCCFYIAVKSSEDKKNVPLANDLIRISQNRFTVSDMMRMEKIIMEKVNWKVKAPTALRFLRLFHSYVEEQLGTESENFLSLDRLEAQLKACHCSFVFSKLKPSVLAMALLCLGVDDQHDPEHMENISEALNSLQMLLTLKDGDLVCVRELVGKCLAEYATSKCSRPNSQRLRWTISGRTARQLKHSYYKISHLPTIPESAC; encoded by the exons ATGATTGACACAGTGACAGGACCTACAGCACTGCCCTTTGCAGTCCAACTAAAGACCCTACTAGACCTGGAGGGCCGCTTCCAGCCGAAGCTGAGTGGTTTGAGGATCATCGAGAGCGCACCGGAGAACGGTCTCAGGATGACGACCCGACTCCGAGAGTTGGAGGTGAAGGACCTGCTGACTCTGACCAGGTTCTTTGGTTTCAGCTCTGACACGTTCTCTCTGGCCATCAGCCTCCTCGACCGCTTCCTCTCGGTCATGAAG ATACAACCAAAGCACCTTTCCTGCGTGGGTCTCTGCTGCTTCTACATCGCCGTGAAGTCGTCGGAAGACAAGAAAAACGTCCCCCTGGCCAACGACCTGATCCGCATCAGCCAGAACCGATTCACCGTATCTGACATGATGCGGATGGAGAAGATCATTATGGAGAAAGTCAACTGGAAAGTGAAGGCGCCCACTGCTCTCCGCTTCCTCCGCCTCTTTCACAGCTACGTCGAGGAGCAGCTCGGCACCGAGAG TGAGAACTTCCTGAGCCTGGATAGACTGGAGGCTCAACTGAAAGCTTGCCACTGCTCTTTTGTCTTCTCTAAATTGAAG CCATCCGTGCTTGCCATGGCTCTCTTGTGTCTTGGTGTTGACGACCAACATGACCCAGAGCACATGGAGAATATTTCCGAGGCCCTGAACAGTCTGCAGATGTTACTGACT CTTAAAGATGGCGATCTCGTGTGTGTGCGGGAGCTGGTGGGGAAATGCCTGGCCGAGTACGCCACCTCCAAGTGCTCCAGGCCCAACAGCCAGAGACTTCGCTGGACCATTTCGGGAAGAACAGCTCGTCAGCTCAAGCACAGCTACTACAAGATTAGCCATCTTCCCACCATACCCGAGTCGGCTTGTTAA
- the LOC131110614 gene encoding septin-8-A-like isoform X3 has protein sequence MDAGRNKSLKYRRIISSQFVLLQPAASSAWIIENEDKRTLELGGHVGFDSLPDQLVSKSVAQGFSFNILCVGETGIGKSTLMNTLFNTRFENEEASHYEKEVLLRPQTYDLQESNVNLKLTIVHTVGFGDQINKEESYKPILEYIDAQFETYLEEELKIKRSLCNFHDTRIHICLYFIAPNGHSLKSLDLVTMKKLDSKVNVIPVIAKADTVSRSELDKFKIKIMSELVSNGVQIYQFPTEDEAVAEINSSMNTHLPFAVVGSVEDVKVGNKTVKARLYPWGSVQVENENHCDFVKLREMLLRVNMEDLREQTHTRHYELYRRCKLEEMGFKDADPNSQSFSLQETYETKRKEFLRDLQHKEEEMRQMFVNKVKETEAELKEKEKELHERFEQLKRLHQEEKKNLEEKRRELEEEMNAFNRRRVAAETLMGQALQGVAQPLKKDKDKKNFFSLPSACSLTSSRNLN, from the exons ATGGACGCCGGGAGAAATAAAAGCCTGAAATACCGAAGGATTATCTCCTCCCAGTTCGTCCTCCTCCAACCTGCCGCTTCCAGTGCCTGGATAATAGAG AATGAAGACAAACGCACCCTGGAGCTGGGGGGCCACGTGGGCTTTGACAGTCTCCCAGATCAGTTGGTCAGCAAATCAGTGGCGCAGGGCTTCAGCTTCAACATCCTCTGCGTAG GGGAGACAGGGATTGGCAAATCCACTCTAATGAACACGCTTTTCAATACACGCTTTGAAAATGAAGAAGCCAGCCACTACGAGAAAGAAGTGCTTCTCCGACCACAAACATATGACCTGCAGGAGAGCAACGTCAATCTCAAGCTGACCATCGTGCACACTGTCGGCTTCGGCGACCAGATCAACAAAGAAGAAAG CTATAAACCCATACTGGAGTACATCGATGCTCAGTTCGAAACATACCTGGAAGAGGAACTTAAAATCAAACGTTCCCTGTGCAATTTCCATGACACGAGAATCCACATCTGTCTATATTTCATCGCTCCCAATGGCCACTCCCTCAAGTCCCTGGATCTCGTCACCATGAAAAAGCTGGACAGCAAG GTGAACGTCATCCCTGTCATTGCAAAAGCGGACACCGTATCCAGGAGCGAACTGGACAAGTTCAAGATCAAGATTATGAGCGAGCTGGTCAGCAACGGGGTGCAGATATACCAATTTCCAACCGAAGATGAGGCTGTGGCCGAGATCAACTCCTCCATGAAC ACGCACCTCCCCTTTGCTGTGGTTGGCAGTGTTGAAGATGTCAAAGTAGGCAATAAGACGGTCAAAGCACGACTCTACCCTTGGGGATCAGTACAAG TGGAGAATGAGAACCACTGTGATTTTGTGAAGCTGAGGGAGATGCTGCTGCGCGTGAACATGGAAGATCTCCGCGAGCAAACGCACACACGCCACTATGAGCTCTACCGCCGCTGCAAGCTGGAGGAGATGGGCTTCAAGGATGCAGACCCTAACAGCCAGTCCTTCAG CCTACAGGAAACATATGAAACCAAACGGAAGGAGTTCCTTAGAGATCTACAACACAAGGAGGAAGAAATGAGGCAGATGTTTGTCAACAAAGTAAAGGAGACCGAAGCAGAgctgaaagaaaaggaaaaagag CTCCACGAGAGGTTTGAGCAGCTCAAACGGCTGCAccaggaagaaaagaagaacCTGGAAGAGAAAAGACGGGAACTGGAGGAAGAAATGAATGCCTTTAACAGGAGGAGGGTTGCTGCCGAGACACTGATGGGCCAGGCTCTCCAAGGCGTCGCGCAGCCTCTCAAGAAGGACAAAGACAAGAAGAA CTTCTTTAGTCTTCCCTCTGCGTGCTCCTTAACCTCATCAAGGAATTTGAATTAG
- the LOC131110614 gene encoding septin-8-A-like isoform X1, with amino-acid sequence MEGNSFRVSWFPMATATSRGPGWEYSYFIGLACKSNSLHGLVVEYSGRKDCHVLQHRRGVASEWPYLTAACVCAMRGDAETLVTMAASDVDVFANEDKRTLELGGHVGFDSLPDQLVSKSVAQGFSFNILCVGETGIGKSTLMNTLFNTRFENEEASHYEKEVLLRPQTYDLQESNVNLKLTIVHTVGFGDQINKEESYKPILEYIDAQFETYLEEELKIKRSLCNFHDTRIHICLYFIAPNGHSLKSLDLVTMKKLDSKVNVIPVIAKADTVSRSELDKFKIKIMSELVSNGVQIYQFPTEDEAVAEINSSMNTHLPFAVVGSVEDVKVGNKTVKARLYPWGSVQVENENHCDFVKLREMLLRVNMEDLREQTHTRHYELYRRCKLEEMGFKDADPNSQSFSLQETYETKRKEFLRDLQHKEEEMRQMFVNKVKETEAELKEKEKELHERFEQLKRLHQEEKKNLEEKRRELEEEMNAFNRRRVAAETLMGQALQGVAQPLKKDKDKKNFFSLPSACSLTSSRNLN; translated from the exons ATGGAGGGCAACAGTTTCCGTGTCAGCTGGTTTCCCATGGCAACAGCTACATCCAGAGGCCCCGGCTGGGAGTACAGTTATTTTATAGGATTAGCCTGTAAGTCCAACAGCCTCCACGGGCTTGTGGTCGAGTACAGTGGAAGGAAGGACTGCCATGTCCTCCAGCACCGACGGGGTGTTGCCTCCGAGTGGCCATATTTAACAGCAGCGTGCGTGTGCGCGATGAGGGGGGACGCGGAGACACTTGTAACGATGGCTGCCAGCGACGTGGATGTTTTCGCT AATGAAGACAAACGCACCCTGGAGCTGGGGGGCCACGTGGGCTTTGACAGTCTCCCAGATCAGTTGGTCAGCAAATCAGTGGCGCAGGGCTTCAGCTTCAACATCCTCTGCGTAG GGGAGACAGGGATTGGCAAATCCACTCTAATGAACACGCTTTTCAATACACGCTTTGAAAATGAAGAAGCCAGCCACTACGAGAAAGAAGTGCTTCTCCGACCACAAACATATGACCTGCAGGAGAGCAACGTCAATCTCAAGCTGACCATCGTGCACACTGTCGGCTTCGGCGACCAGATCAACAAAGAAGAAAG CTATAAACCCATACTGGAGTACATCGATGCTCAGTTCGAAACATACCTGGAAGAGGAACTTAAAATCAAACGTTCCCTGTGCAATTTCCATGACACGAGAATCCACATCTGTCTATATTTCATCGCTCCCAATGGCCACTCCCTCAAGTCCCTGGATCTCGTCACCATGAAAAAGCTGGACAGCAAG GTGAACGTCATCCCTGTCATTGCAAAAGCGGACACCGTATCCAGGAGCGAACTGGACAAGTTCAAGATCAAGATTATGAGCGAGCTGGTCAGCAACGGGGTGCAGATATACCAATTTCCAACCGAAGATGAGGCTGTGGCCGAGATCAACTCCTCCATGAAC ACGCACCTCCCCTTTGCTGTGGTTGGCAGTGTTGAAGATGTCAAAGTAGGCAATAAGACGGTCAAAGCACGACTCTACCCTTGGGGATCAGTACAAG TGGAGAATGAGAACCACTGTGATTTTGTGAAGCTGAGGGAGATGCTGCTGCGCGTGAACATGGAAGATCTCCGCGAGCAAACGCACACACGCCACTATGAGCTCTACCGCCGCTGCAAGCTGGAGGAGATGGGCTTCAAGGATGCAGACCCTAACAGCCAGTCCTTCAG CCTACAGGAAACATATGAAACCAAACGGAAGGAGTTCCTTAGAGATCTACAACACAAGGAGGAAGAAATGAGGCAGATGTTTGTCAACAAAGTAAAGGAGACCGAAGCAGAgctgaaagaaaaggaaaaagag CTCCACGAGAGGTTTGAGCAGCTCAAACGGCTGCAccaggaagaaaagaagaacCTGGAAGAGAAAAGACGGGAACTGGAGGAAGAAATGAATGCCTTTAACAGGAGGAGGGTTGCTGCCGAGACACTGATGGGCCAGGCTCTCCAAGGCGTCGCGCAGCCTCTCAAGAAGGACAAAGACAAGAAGAA CTTCTTTAGTCTTCCCTCTGCGTGCTCCTTAACCTCATCAAGGAATTTGAATTAG
- the LOC131110614 gene encoding septin-8-A-like isoform X4, which yields MNTLFNTRFENEEASHYEKEVLLRPQTYDLQESNVNLKLTIVHTVGFGDQINKEESYKPILEYIDAQFETYLEEELKIKRSLCNFHDTRIHICLYFIAPNGHSLKSLDLVTMKKLDSKVNVIPVIAKADTVSRSELDKFKIKIMSELVSNGVQIYQFPTEDEAVAEINSSMNTHLPFAVVGSVEDVKVGNKTVKARLYPWGSVQVENENHCDFVKLREMLLRVNMEDLREQTHTRHYELYRRCKLEEMGFKDADPNSQSFSLQETYETKRKEFLRDLQHKEEEMRQMFVNKVKETEAELKEKEKELHERFEQLKRLHQEEKKNLEEKRRELEEEMNAFNRRRVAAETLMGQALQGVAQPLKKDKDKKNFFSLPSACSLTSSRNLN from the exons ATGAACACGCTTTTCAATACACGCTTTGAAAATGAAGAAGCCAGCCACTACGAGAAAGAAGTGCTTCTCCGACCACAAACATATGACCTGCAGGAGAGCAACGTCAATCTCAAGCTGACCATCGTGCACACTGTCGGCTTCGGCGACCAGATCAACAAAGAAGAAAG CTATAAACCCATACTGGAGTACATCGATGCTCAGTTCGAAACATACCTGGAAGAGGAACTTAAAATCAAACGTTCCCTGTGCAATTTCCATGACACGAGAATCCACATCTGTCTATATTTCATCGCTCCCAATGGCCACTCCCTCAAGTCCCTGGATCTCGTCACCATGAAAAAGCTGGACAGCAAG GTGAACGTCATCCCTGTCATTGCAAAAGCGGACACCGTATCCAGGAGCGAACTGGACAAGTTCAAGATCAAGATTATGAGCGAGCTGGTCAGCAACGGGGTGCAGATATACCAATTTCCAACCGAAGATGAGGCTGTGGCCGAGATCAACTCCTCCATGAAC ACGCACCTCCCCTTTGCTGTGGTTGGCAGTGTTGAAGATGTCAAAGTAGGCAATAAGACGGTCAAAGCACGACTCTACCCTTGGGGATCAGTACAAG TGGAGAATGAGAACCACTGTGATTTTGTGAAGCTGAGGGAGATGCTGCTGCGCGTGAACATGGAAGATCTCCGCGAGCAAACGCACACACGCCACTATGAGCTCTACCGCCGCTGCAAGCTGGAGGAGATGGGCTTCAAGGATGCAGACCCTAACAGCCAGTCCTTCAG CCTACAGGAAACATATGAAACCAAACGGAAGGAGTTCCTTAGAGATCTACAACACAAGGAGGAAGAAATGAGGCAGATGTTTGTCAACAAAGTAAAGGAGACCGAAGCAGAgctgaaagaaaaggaaaaagag CTCCACGAGAGGTTTGAGCAGCTCAAACGGCTGCAccaggaagaaaagaagaacCTGGAAGAGAAAAGACGGGAACTGGAGGAAGAAATGAATGCCTTTAACAGGAGGAGGGTTGCTGCCGAGACACTGATGGGCCAGGCTCTCCAAGGCGTCGCGCAGCCTCTCAAGAAGGACAAAGACAAGAAGAA CTTCTTTAGTCTTCCCTCTGCGTGCTCCTTAACCTCATCAAGGAATTTGAATTAG
- the LOC131110614 gene encoding septin-8-A-like isoform X2, which produces MEGNSFRVSWFPMATATSRGPGWEYSYFIGLACKSNSLHGLVVEYSGRKDCHVLQHRRGVASEWPYLTAACVCAMRGDAETLVTMAASDVDVFANEDKRTLELGGHVGFDSLPDQLVSKSVAQGFSFNILCVGETGIGKSTLMNTLFNTRFENEEASHYEKEVLLRPQTYDLQESNVNLKLTIVHTVGFGDQINKEESYKPILEYIDAQFETYLEEELKIKRSLCNFHDTRIHICLYFIAPNGHSLKSLDLVTMKKLDSKVNVIPVIAKADTVSRSELDKFKIKIMSELVSNGVQIYQFPTEDEAVAEINSSMNTHLPFAVVGSVEDVKVGNKTVKARLYPWGSVQVENENHCDFVKLREMLLRVNMEDLREQTHTRHYELYRRCKLEEMGFKDADPNSQSFSLQETYETKRKEFLRDLQHKEEEMRQMFVNKVKETEAELKEKEKELHERFEQLKRLHQEEKKNLEEKRRELEEEMNAFNRRRVAAETLMGQALQGVAQPLKKDKDKKN; this is translated from the exons ATGGAGGGCAACAGTTTCCGTGTCAGCTGGTTTCCCATGGCAACAGCTACATCCAGAGGCCCCGGCTGGGAGTACAGTTATTTTATAGGATTAGCCTGTAAGTCCAACAGCCTCCACGGGCTTGTGGTCGAGTACAGTGGAAGGAAGGACTGCCATGTCCTCCAGCACCGACGGGGTGTTGCCTCCGAGTGGCCATATTTAACAGCAGCGTGCGTGTGCGCGATGAGGGGGGACGCGGAGACACTTGTAACGATGGCTGCCAGCGACGTGGATGTTTTCGCT AATGAAGACAAACGCACCCTGGAGCTGGGGGGCCACGTGGGCTTTGACAGTCTCCCAGATCAGTTGGTCAGCAAATCAGTGGCGCAGGGCTTCAGCTTCAACATCCTCTGCGTAG GGGAGACAGGGATTGGCAAATCCACTCTAATGAACACGCTTTTCAATACACGCTTTGAAAATGAAGAAGCCAGCCACTACGAGAAAGAAGTGCTTCTCCGACCACAAACATATGACCTGCAGGAGAGCAACGTCAATCTCAAGCTGACCATCGTGCACACTGTCGGCTTCGGCGACCAGATCAACAAAGAAGAAAG CTATAAACCCATACTGGAGTACATCGATGCTCAGTTCGAAACATACCTGGAAGAGGAACTTAAAATCAAACGTTCCCTGTGCAATTTCCATGACACGAGAATCCACATCTGTCTATATTTCATCGCTCCCAATGGCCACTCCCTCAAGTCCCTGGATCTCGTCACCATGAAAAAGCTGGACAGCAAG GTGAACGTCATCCCTGTCATTGCAAAAGCGGACACCGTATCCAGGAGCGAACTGGACAAGTTCAAGATCAAGATTATGAGCGAGCTGGTCAGCAACGGGGTGCAGATATACCAATTTCCAACCGAAGATGAGGCTGTGGCCGAGATCAACTCCTCCATGAAC ACGCACCTCCCCTTTGCTGTGGTTGGCAGTGTTGAAGATGTCAAAGTAGGCAATAAGACGGTCAAAGCACGACTCTACCCTTGGGGATCAGTACAAG TGGAGAATGAGAACCACTGTGATTTTGTGAAGCTGAGGGAGATGCTGCTGCGCGTGAACATGGAAGATCTCCGCGAGCAAACGCACACACGCCACTATGAGCTCTACCGCCGCTGCAAGCTGGAGGAGATGGGCTTCAAGGATGCAGACCCTAACAGCCAGTCCTTCAG CCTACAGGAAACATATGAAACCAAACGGAAGGAGTTCCTTAGAGATCTACAACACAAGGAGGAAGAAATGAGGCAGATGTTTGTCAACAAAGTAAAGGAGACCGAAGCAGAgctgaaagaaaaggaaaaagag CTCCACGAGAGGTTTGAGCAGCTCAAACGGCTGCAccaggaagaaaagaagaacCTGGAAGAGAAAAGACGGGAACTGGAGGAAGAAATGAATGCCTTTAACAGGAGGAGGGTTGCTGCCGAGACACTGATGGGCCAGGCTCTCCAAGGCGTCGCGCAGCCTCTCAAGAAGGACAAAGACAAGAAGAA TTGA
- the sowahab gene encoding ankyrin repeat domain-containing protein SOWAHA, translated as MAFLTQESVLSFLLERGGKVKNAELLNHFGGLIHGGAPAAKQHNRELFKKLVNSVAVVRHIDGVKFVAVKKRYQDFVVQDESTCTRLDAAQVLYSDLENNNNNVCYPSRMKLHGTLQRSTSSTTVQVLNICGDQASGAVFAVIAVASPPKGSTPPEKVTSRSCLDLVRPVCNKNEAPQRCSNMESDDVQTPSVLRGSQNKSLNPVEEAECCGSVPLDPLAHEWLVKCAAGLWGHVHAMLLQDGRLAQKKDFMSGFTALHWAAKDGNADVIRKLVDVSRRRGVHVNVNGKAHGGYTPLHIAAIHGRTEVMLLLVRRYGASVHERDNSGKKAHHYLGRAVSEKVRALVGGVQLSKYWEKTDDEDYKEEVKGLNSISKIFQPHRKQKQATRLND; from the coding sequence ATGGCTTTTTTGACCCAAGAGTCCGTACTCTCTTTTCTACTGGAGCGGGGAGGTAAAGTGAAGAACGCCGAGCTTCTCAACCACTTCGGCGGCCTCATCCACGGCGGCGCTCCCGCAGCGAAGCAACACAATAGGGAGCTTTTCAAGAAGTTGGTCAACAGCGTGGCGGTGGTGCGACACATCGACGGAGTCAAGTTCGTGGCGGTGAAGAAACGGTACCAGGACTTTGTGGTGCAAGATGAGAGCACTTGTACAAGACTTGATGCTGCTCAAGTGCTTTATTCGGACTTGgagaacaataacaacaacgtgTGCTACCCCTCACGCATGAAGCTTCACGGGACTTTGCAAAGAAGTACCTCCAGCACGACTGTTCAGGTGTTGAACATTTGTGGAGATCAAGCATCAGGAGCCGTGTTTGCTGTCATTGCGGTCGCGTCTCCACCGAAAGGGTCCACACCTCCAGAGAAAGTCACCTCAAGATCTTGTCTGGATCTTGTCCGCCCCGTGTGCAATAAAAATGAAGCTCCACAAAGGTGCTCAAACATGGAGTCAGATGATGTGCAGACCCCAAGTGTTCTCCGAGGCAGCCAAAACAAGAGTCTGAACCCGGTGGAAGAAGCCGAGTGCTGTGGGTCAGTGCCTCTGGATCCCCTGGCCCATGAGTGGTTGGTGAAGTGTGCTGCCGGGCTGTGGGGTCACGTCCACGCCATGCTCCTCCAGGATGGCCGCCTCGCTCAGAAGAAGGACTTCATGTCGGGTTTCACGGCGTTGCACTGGGCCGCCAAGGACGGGAACGCCGATGTGATCCGCAAGCTGGTGGACGTATCCAGGAGGAGAGGCGTGCACGTTAACGTCAACGGGAAAGCCCACGGGGGCTACACGCCGTTGCACATCGCCGCCATACACGGCCGCACGGAGGTCATGCTTCTTCTGGTGCGGCGTTACGGGGCCAGCGTTCACGAGAGAGACAATAGCGGCAAGAAGGCCCACCACTACTTGGGGAGAGCTGTTTCGGAGAAGGTCAGGGCCCTCGTGGGAGGCGTGCAGCTATCAAAATATTGGGAGAAGACGGATGATGAGGATTACAAAGAGGAGGTTAAAGGTCTCAACAGCATCAGTAAGATCTTCCAGCCTCACAGGAAACAAAAGCAGGCAACAAGACTCAATGACTAG
- the ctsf gene encoding cathepsin F: MLTECQTILCLALAVVLGSALGLGEDMDRPLFGPPGSPIRLMESDPGLKKALQFAEERYNLGSNAMHLRKVSRLVSATKQVVKGIRYTITVELSNTQCKKSTMLRTCDFYPELQNLKTEVCVFEIWDIPWQGASTLLKQKCQPKAVPEETTESTSAKQPQEESVGLFKNFMMKYKKVYSTQEEADRRLRIFHENLKMAEKIQSLDQGSAEYGITKFSDLTEEEFRSTYLNPLLSQWTLQRPMKLASPPRGPAPASWDWREHGAVSSVKNQGMCGSCWAFSVTGNIEGQWFLKNGKLLSLSEQELVDCDRLDQACRGGLPSNAYEAIENLGGLESESDYSYTGHKQTCDFTSRKVAAYINSSVELSKDESEIAAWLAENGPVSVALNAFAMQFYRKGVSHPFKIFCNPWMIDHAVLLVGYGDRNGTPFWAIKNSWGEDYGEQGYYYLYRGSNACGINRMGSSAVVN, from the exons ATGTTGACGGAATGCCAGACCATCCTCTGCCTGGCCTTGGCGGTCGTTCTGGGCTCAGCGCTGGGGCTTGGTGAGGACATGGACCGGCCTCTCTTCGGTCCTCCCGGCTCTCCTATTCGGCTGATGGAGTCAGATCCCGGCTTAAAAAAGGCTCTGCAGTTTGCCGAGGAGCGATACAATCTGGGTTCTAACGCCATGCACCTCCGCAAAGTCAGCAGGCTCGTCTCCGCAACCAAACAG GTGGTTAAGGGGATCCGCTACACCATAACAGTGGAGCTGAGTAACACTCAGTGTAAAAAATCAACTATGCTCCGGACTTGTGACTTCTACCCTGAACTACAGAATCTGAAG ACGGAGGTTTGTGTGTTTGAAATTTGGGACATACCCTGGCAGGGAGCTTCAACTCTGCTCAAACAGAAGTGCCAACCAAAAg CTGTACCAGAAGAAACAACCGAATCGACTTCGGCTAAGCAGCCCCAGGAG GAGTCTGTGGGCCTTTTCAAAAACTTCATgatgaaatacaaaaaagtcTACAGCACCCAGGAGG AGGCTGACCGCCGTTTGCGGATCTTCCACGAGAACCTGAAGATGGCTGAGAAGATCCAGTCTTTGGATCAAGGCTCTGCAGAATACGGCATCACCAAGTTCAGCGACCTCACAG AGGAAGAGTTTCGTTCGACATACCTGAACCCGCTGCTGAGCCAGTGGACGCTTCAGCGACCAATGAAACTGGCTTCTCCTCCTCGGGGCCCCGCCCCTGCAAGCTGGGATTGGAGGGAACACGGAGCTGTCAGCTCGGTTAAAAATCAG GGGATGTGTGGATCTTGCTGGGCGTTTTCTGTTACAGGCAACATTGAAGGCCAATGGTTTCTGAAAAATGGAAAATTACTGTCTTTATCAGAACAAG AACTGGTGGACTGTGACAGGCTGGACCAGGCGTGCAGAGGCGGCTTGCCGTCAAACGCCTACGAAGCCATTGAAAATTTGG GTGGTCTGGAGTCAGAGAGTGACTACTCCTACACTGGCCACAAGCAGACGTGTGACTTCACCAGCAGAAAGGTCGCTgcctacatcaacagctccgtGGAACTGTCCAAAGATGAGAGTG AAATTGCAGCATGGCTGGCTGAGAACGGCCCCGTCTCTGTCGCTCTGAATGCCTTTGCCATGCAG tTTTACAGGAAGGGTGTATCCCACCCTTTTAAGATATTTTGTAACCCCTGGATGATCGACCATGCTGTGCTGCTGGTGGGCTATGGAGACC GTAACGGAACTCCATTCTGGGCTATCAAAAACAGCTGGGGGGAGGATTACGGAGAGCAG GGTTACTACTACCTATATAGGGGATCCAACGCATGTGGAATCAACCGGATGGGTTCATCTGCTGTTGTCAACTAA